Proteins encoded by one window of Muntiacus reevesi chromosome 6, mMunRee1.1, whole genome shotgun sequence:
- the IGFBP3 gene encoding insulin-like growth factor-binding protein 3 produces the protein MLPARPALWAAALTALALLRGPPAARAGTGTMGTGPVVRCEPCDAHALAQCAPPPPSPPCAELVREPGCGCCLTCALREGQPCGVYTERCGSGLRCQPPPGDPRPLQALLDGRGLCANASAVGRLRPYLLPAPPAPGNGSESEEDHSMGSTENQALPSTHRVPDSKFHPVHTKMDVIKKGHAKDSQRYKVDYESQSTDTQNFSSESKRETEYGPCRREMEDTLNHLKFMNMLSPRGIHIPNCDKKGFYKKKQCRPSKGRKRGFCWCVDKYGQPLPGFDVKGKGDVHCYSMDSK, from the exons ACGATGGGCACGGGCCCGGTGGTGCGCTGCGAGCCGTGCGACGCGCATGCCTTGGCCCAGTGCGCGCCGCCGCCCCCCTCGCCCCCGTGCGCCGAGCTGGTGCGCGAGCCGGGCTGCGGTTGCTGTCTCACGTGCGCTCTGCGCGAGGGTCAGCCTTGCGGCGTCTACACCGAGCGCTGTGGTTCCGGCCTCCGCTGCCAGCCGCCGCCTGGCGATCCGCGCCCGCTACAGGCGCTGTTGGACGGCCGCGGGCTCTGCGCCAACGCCAGCGCCGTCGGCCGCCTGCGCCCCTACCTGCTGCCCGCGCCGCCCGCGCCAG GAAATGGCAGTGAGTCGGAAGAAGATCACAGCATGGGGAGCACGGAGAACCAGGCTCTCCCCAGCACACATCGGGTGCCCGACTCCAAATTCCACCCCGTCCACACCAAGATGGATGTCATCAAGAAAGGTCATGCCAAGGACAGCCAGCGCTACAAGGTTGACTACGAGTCTCAGAGCACAGACACCCAGAACTTCTCCTCCGAGTCCAAGCGTGAGACAGAATAC GGGCCCTGCCGCCGGGAAATGGAGGACACGCTGAACCACCTCAAGTTCATGAACATGCTCAGCCCCAGGGGCATCCACATCCCCAACTGCGACAAGAAGGGCTTCTACAAGAAAAAGCAG TGCCGCCCTTCCAAGGGCAGGAAGCGGGGTTTCTGCTGGTGTGTGGACAAGTACGGGCAGCCCCTCCCAGGCTTCGACGTGAAGGGGAAAGGGGACGTGCACTGCTACAGCATGGACAGCAAGTAG